The DNA sequence AATTCCATTGATGCCATTCTCTGGTGAATGTAGATTTCGGCAGTGTAGAGATTGTATTCGACTATACAGattgtataaatattcttCAACCGTCGAAAAGATGAAATCTTGGTGAAGAATTAATGTTTAATTCAACcgtaaataaagtaaagattGTAACTTCCCATTTCTCCCACATAAATGACCAGTGTAGGATTTAGAATAACTAATGAATATGTACATTCCAAACTTACCCCTCATACATGCAAATATGAATATTACAAGAAATTCCAAGTGGGTGACGTGGCACAATTATGTGCGTCCGTAACTGAAATCGAATGACCTATATTGGTGGGAAGTTGTGAACTTAAAATCTGATATTTTTTAAGTGTATCCCGCGTCTCATATGggcatttaaaattttgcGGCATTCTAATTTGAACATTCCTTGGATTTCGATGAAATGAAGGTCACAAATTCACAACCATAAAATGCTTAAACAAAGCACAGTCATGAAAATGTGATGCTTAATTGCTGCgctttcaaattttgatctcccaaaatttctcaaaaacctctgcataattttcttttgtaaaacTTTCTGCAACCTCCATGCCGATCAACACAGGCGGCGGGAGATCTCTTTGCAGCGACAGGCCCAGAACCGCCAGGAACCTAAGAGGATTCGAAGCGCAGCGATGGTTCGCGAAGCAGAATGGATGATCGATGTTCCCGACCGCTTGAATTCGGACTGGTATTTATCTCCTTATTTGATCCACTTttacttcaattcttctcacCGTCTTTTGTTTACATGAGATTATGAATTCATTTCcttattattttgtcaaacAATATTGAAGATTGCTTGGTTTAACTAAAAAGAGGaactaaattaaatgtgattCTAATAATCTCATTCATTTTGTGGAGATATTGTCAATTTATACCATGAAAAGGTGAAATTGGAGGAACCTTTGTCGATTGAATGGCAAAATAGATACCTGCATTTATTTGAAGGTTTGCTGAAATATCTGATGTGCTTATGAAGGTGCATATTCCGAATTTTGTGAAGGTATGTATGCGCTAGACCGGCTGGGAAACATTGTTTGTGGTGTCATCTAACGGTTATTAGGTTACGAAATGGTTGTTTGCTGCATCATTTTCCATCTGCTTTACCCAATGGAGCCAGTACCAATAATAGCAGCAGGTCTGGCCAATCTTCTTGTATACTTGACTGTATATTTCACGAGCTAGTAGATTTCTCGTCCTCTCATGGTCTTATTAATTGAATGTGTTATATGATGTGATGTGTTAGTGTTACATAACGTGACAGCAAGCTGATCAGACTTACTACGTAATTGACATGGTTTGCTGGGCAGGAATGCCAATGTATGAATGCACCACCGTGTTCAGATTTTTCTTGTTGAGCAGCAAGCTTGCAATGATACTTCACCTTATGCATAAATACAGGTTCATGACTCTGCTCGTATACAACTGCGACAAGGAGGTTTTGTTCTACAATAAGTAagattttcttcatcttttcttACGACTGGTAGAGCCGTGAatcagtatttttttataataacttATTTGGTGTATGAGCTGCATCTAGTTTTTTCACCAAATAAACCTCTTCTTTGAGTTGAGCCATTTTTTGTCCAACATTATTGCATGACCAGAATGAAAGGATCAAAGGACTAGGAATCTAGGATAGAATCATAAAAAGAAGGAAAGGGTTACAAGCAACCTTCACAACTAGAAATACACTGACTCAATTTTCTTAGGTGTTTACTTTGATTGGTAAGAAGTTCAATGaagttcaaaattaattaattcgaCAAAGCACACACTGTATTAGCTTGGATTATGCTTATCAATCCATCCTTCAGTTCAGTCAAAGTAAACGCCCCCTTAGTGCTTTGTGTGGTGCATTCTCTTTCTTCTCGATTTCTGATCATCAATTCTGATTCTCTCAGACATGCACATTATGAATCAGGAAATACCCCTTTGGTATTAGTCTGGAAGGATGAGAGTTGTGGCCGATATGTTCTTGATACAGATAGTAATGGGAAGATTTCGAATCAGTAATAGGTATATTTTCATCTTATCACTTGAAATTGCTTCAATGCACAGATTATTATTTCAGCTCTTCTTGTTGCACTTTATAAGGTCTATTTCAGTATCTTGCTTCATAATTTGAGGTTTGAAATAGATAGTCAAGTTTACTCGAAGGGCAGTCTTGCATTCAACCCTTTCTACCAGTCTTGCATTCAACCCTTTCTACCATTTATGGGTTGTTTATTGTTATCGCCACGTTCATCTACTCTGATAGATCCTCAACAAGTATAGTCACAAAAGAAGAAATCATTGAAtttacatgtttttacttACTTCTCTACATAGTGTCTTGTGT is a window from the Salvia hispanica cultivar TCC Black 2014 chromosome 1, UniMelb_Shisp_WGS_1.0, whole genome shotgun sequence genome containing:
- the LOC125204675 gene encoding LOW QUALITY PROTEIN: snurportin-1 (The sequence of the model RefSeq protein was modified relative to this genomic sequence to represent the inferred CDS: inserted 1 base in 1 codon; substituted 3 bases at 3 genomic stop codons) translates to MPINTGGGRSLCSDRPRTARNLRGFEAQRWFAKXEWMIDVPDRLNSDWYVCARPAGKHCLWCHLTVIRLRNGCLLHHFPSALPNGASTNNSSRSGQSSCILDCIFHELQADQTYYVIDMVCWAGMPMYECTTVFRFFLLSSKLAMILHLMHKYRFMTLLVYNCDKEVLFYNKHAHYESGNTPLVLVWKDESCGRYVLDTDSNGKISNQXXLVXELLDDGRMATLEYPPVIYGCLDNDFVEKVC